From the genome of Streptacidiphilus sp. PB12-B1b:
GGCCCCGACTCCGACTCCGGCTCCTGCGGCCGGGCGGCGGCCGGTTGGGCGACCGGGACCGGCCGCTGGGCGGCGGCCGCGAGTCGGCCCCAGAGCAGGTCGGCGAGCGTCTGCACCATCCGCTCGCGCGGGAACGGCCGGGTCTCCAGCCACCAGTCCCCGGCCGCCAGCACCATCCCGGTCATCGCCTGGCCCCATGCCTCGGCCACCACCGCGCTGTCCGGGCCCAGGTCCACCTCCTCGCGCATCGAGCGGCTCAGCTCGTCCGCGATCAGCCGCAGCGCCGGCGCCAGCGGCCCGGCGGGGGAGAGGCCGTCCGCGGCCGGGTCCGGATGGGTGAGGAAGCGGTACACCTGCGGCTGGGCCTCGATCGCGGCGAGGTAGGTGTCGATGACCCCCTCGACCCGGTCGCGCCGCTCCAACGGCTGCGCCAGCGCCGCCCGCACGGAGGCCAGCAGCCCGGTGGTGTGGCGCTCGGCCAGTGCCCGGTAGAGGCCGTTCTTGTCGCCGAAGTGCCGGTAGAGGATGGGCTTGGTGATGCCCGCCTCGGCGGCGATGGTGTTCATGCTGGCGCGCGGCCCGTCCCGGCGTACGACCCGGTCGGCGGCGTCCAGGAGTTCGCTGCGGCGATCGGCCATTGACTTTCCTTACTCCGGGGTAACAAAATTGGTACGCAGTTACCGAAGGTAACACCAAGCTCGTCCGTTCACCGCCGGTTCACTGCCGGTACGCCCGCCCATGGCTGTCATCACCGGCCATCACGCCTGTTGGGGATACACATGTCCGAGAACGCCGTCACGACCGGCTTCAGCCTCGACCTCAACGAGGACCAGATCGCCGTGCGCGACTGGCTGCACGGGTTCGCCGCCGACGTCATCCGTCCGGCCGCGGCCGAGTGGGACGAACGCGAGGAGACCCCCTGGCCGGTGATCCAGGAGGCGGCCAAGCTCGGCATCTACTCGCTGGACTTCTTCGCCCAGCAGCAGTTCGACCCCACCGGCCTGGGCATCCCGATCACCATGGAGGAGCTGTTCTGGGGCGACGCCGGGATCGGCCTGGCCATCGTCGGCAGCGCCCTGGCCGCCGTGGGCGTGGTCGCCAACGGCACCCCCGAGCAGGTCGGCACCTGGGCCCCGCAGATGTTCGGCACGCCCGACGACGTCAAGCTCGCCGCCTTCTGCTCCTCCGAGCCCGACGCCGGCTCCGACGTCGCCGCGATGCGCACCCGCGCCGTCTACGACGAGGCCACCGACGAGTGGGTCCTGAACGGCACCAAGACCTGGGCCACCAACGGCGGCATCGCCCACATCCACGTCGTCGTCGCCTCGGTGGACCCGGCCCTCGGCGCGCGCGGCCAGGCGTCCTTCATCGTCCCGCCCGGGACGCCCGGGCTGAGCCAGGGCCAGAAGTTCAAGAAGCACGGCATCCGCGCCTCGCACACCGCCGAGGTCGTGCTGGACGGCGTCCGGGTGCCCGGCCACTGCCTGCTCGGCGGCAAGGACAAGCTGGACGAGCGGCTGGCCCGGGCCCGCGAGCGGGCCGCCGCCGAGGCCCGCGGCGAGCGCGGCGAGAAGGTCAAGAACGCTGCCATGGCCACCTTCGAGGCGTCCCGCCCCGCCGTCGGCGCCCAGGCCGTCGGCGTCGCCCGGGCCGCCTACGAGGTCGCGCTGGACTACGCCAAGACCCGCGAGCAGTTCGGCCGCCCGATCATCGACAACCAGGGCATCGCCTTCACCCTCGCCGACATGCGCACCCGCATCGACGCCTCCCGGCTGCTGGTCTGGCGCGCCTCCTGGATGGCCAACAACGGCAAGCCCTTCACCGCGGCCGAGGGCTCCATGTCCAAGCTGTACGCGGGCGAGACCGCCAAGTGGGTCACCGCCCAGGCCATCCAGATCCTCGGCGGCAACGGCTTCACCCGCGAGTACCCGGTGGAGCGCATGCACCGCGACGCCGCCATCTACACCATCTTCGAAGGCACCAGCGAGATCCAGCGCCTGGTCATCGCCCGCACCCTCTCCGGCCTCCCCATCCGCTGACCACCGCCCGGCAGTGGGTCACAGCACTTTGCGGACGGATTCCGCGCCCTGGGGGAGGGGGTCCTCTTGGGCGCGGAAGCGGTGCAGGGCGGCACGGCCCTCGGGGGTGCGCAGGCGGGCGGCCAGGCGGGTGGGGAGGACGACGGTGAACAGGGCGCCGGTGCCCTCGAAGCCCTCGACCATCCAGGAGACCCACGGCAGCGGGAGGTTGCCGGCCGGGCTGAAGAACACCGGGCGCTGCCCGGCGAACGCGGCCTCGTACGCGCCGAAGCGGCTCCAGTTGGAGAAGGTGAACCGCCGCCGCTCGGGGTCGAAGCCCAGCGGGACGCAGTCGCGGAACCGGGAGCGGCCGATCGCCTCCAGAAACGCCAGGTTGGCGCGGAGGTTGAGGTGCGAGCGGGTGAAGTCCTCGACCGCGGAGCGGATCGCCACCGCGATCTGCTCGGGCGGGGCCTGCGGCGGGCACAGCAGGTGGATCTCGCTGAGCAGGTTGCCGACGGTCGCGGCCGGGAGGTCCAACGGCCGCCGGACGTTGACCGGCATGGTCAGATGGCGGGCCTCGGTGTCCTCGTCCAGCCTGCGGATCGTGCTGACGGCGTGCGCGCACAGCACGTCGCCCACCGACAGCTTCTGCCCGGCCGCCGCGCTCAACTCCTCGCGCATCCGGCGGATCTCGGCGTCGCCGAAGTACACCTGGACGGTGCGGTTGGCCCGCGTCGCCGACTCGAACTCGCGCCGAAGGACGGCCGCCTCCTGCGGCGACGGCAGCCGGAAGCCGGGCCGTCCGCAGTCCTGCGGGGGCAGCACCCGCTCCAGGTAGGCGTCCTGATCCTGCACCAGAACTGCCTCGGGCAAGGGGAGTTGCTCGACCGCCGCCGACCAGGCCCGCATCAGCAGCATGAACGTCTGGACGTCGCCCAGCGCGTGGTGCCAGGAGCAGCCCAACGCCGCAGCGCCGTCGCCGAGTCGGCTGAGCCGGACGGTGAGCAGCGGCAGTCCGCCGGAGCGCGCGGCCGAGGCGTCGACCTGGTCCACCAGGCCCGACCCGGGCAGCGTCACCCGGCCCATCGCCTCGGCCAGGGTGTCGCCGACGTCGTAGACCTCCAGCGGCACACCGGAGTTGTCGCAGACGATCTCCAACTGGTCGTCCCGGGTGCGGAGCCGCCCGGCGAAGGTCGGCAGCAGCTCCAGCGCTCGGGCCAGGCCCTCCGCGAGCCGCTCCTCGTCCAGGGGCCGCTCGAAGAAGTAGACGACGGACACCGCGAGGTCCGCCAGCATGGTGTCCACCAGCCCGCACCGCACCACCGTGCCGGTCGTGCTCTGGGCGCGGACGGTGCGGGTGTCGCGCAGTTCCGGCCAGGCGCTCATGCTGTCGCTCTCCGATCGGCGGCCCACGGTGGGACAACCGGAACCCTAGGGGAGCCGAGCGCGAATGGTCCAGACCTGCCAGGGGTCGGGGTGTGGGGGTGGCGGCTACACGCGGACCTGTTCCGGGTGGGGGTCGGGGCGGGGCGGGGTGTCGAGGGCGGTGGTGGTGGGGGCCGCTGCGATGGCGCGCCACCAGGGGTGCGGGTCGGTGACGGAGGCCGGTTCGAAGGGCGCGCCGGGGACGGGGGCGGCGACGGTGAACCCCGCCGCGCGGGCCGCCGCCAGGGTGCGTTCGATGGGCTCCTCCCAGCGGTGCGGGGCCAGGTCGAAGGTGGCCCAGTGGATCGGCAGCAGCACCGCGCCGCCGCCCAGGTCACCGTGGGCGCGGACGCCCTCCTCCGGGGTCATGTGCACCTCGGGCCAGAACTCGCTGTAGGCGCCGACCTGCATCATGGTGGCGTCGAACGGCCCGTGCTGGGCGCCGATCTCGGCGAAGCCGGGGAAGTAGCCGGTGTCGCCGCTGTGGAACAGCCGGTGCTCCGGGCCGGCCACCACCCAGGACGCCCAGAGCTGGTGCGTCCCGGTGCGCAGGCCGCGCGCGCAGTAGTGCCGGGCCGGGGTCGCGGTCACCGTCAGTCCGGCGACCCGCGCGGACTCGTTCCAGTCCAGTTCGATCAGCCGCTCGGCGGGTACGCCCCAGTGCTCCAGGTGCGCGCCCACACCGAGCGGGACGGCGAAGTCCGCGCCGGAGCGGATCAGCGCCCGGATGGCCCGCATGTCCAGGTGGTCGTAGTGGTCGTGGGAGACCACCACCACGTCGATCGGGCCCAGGTCGTCCAGGGCGATCGGAGCCGGGTGCAGCCGGCGCGGCCCGAAGCCGGAGAACGGCGAGCAGCGCTCGCCCCAGACCGGGTCGAACAGCACCCGGCGGCCGGCGATCTCGGCCAGCACGGTGGCGTGGCCCATCCAGGTCAGCCGCAGCCCGTCCACCGGCGGGACGGCCAACTCCCCGGCCGTCAGCGGGTGCACCGGGATGCTGCCGACCGGCTTGCTGCCCTTCTTGGCGAAGGTGGCGCGCAGCCCCCCGGCCAGCGAACCCTCCACCAGGCGGCGCGTGGGGACGGGGTTGCGGAAGGACCCGTCCACGAAGTTCGGCGAACGCTCGATCCGCGCGAGCCGCTCACCGGTGGGCTCGGCGCCGAAGGCGGCCGGACGCCGACCGGTGATGCGGGAGTGCCATGGGCGGGAACCGGGCACGGAGCCACCTCCTACAGGAAACCTGTGAACCACCGCAGCCTACCCACCCCCGGTACGCCCGGCCCGGCGTCCGGACCCCGGCGGCAAGTGGACCGGCACGGGGTGGGAGGCGGCGGTGCGGGCGCCGCTCACCGGCTTCGGCCGGAGTACCGGCCCGGGCAGGGCGGGCCGCACCGGCGCCGGGACGCCTCAGGCAGCCGTCCGGGTGGACACCAGTTCGGCCGTCCCCCGGACGGCGGAACCCGCCGGTGCGGGCCGGTCGGTGGGCGTCCGGTCGGGGGCGGCCTCCGGTCAGTCGGCGTCCGGCGAGGCTGCGTCCGGCCGGGGGCTCCAGTGGCCGTGGAAGCCGAACGGCCACTGGTGCGGCGGCCGGGCCAGCAGCTCGGCGGGCGGGTCCGGCAGCCGGGCCGGGCGGTCGCCGCCGAGGCCGCCGCCGGAGTCCCCGGCGAGGTCGGCAACGTCGTCGCCGCCGGGGGAGCGCAGGATGACCACGATCCGGTCGTCGGCCGCCGTGTAGACGTCCGCCTGCGCGCCGCCCGCGACGGCGGCGGGCAGCTGCTGCTCCACCCAGGCCAGCAGCTCGGCCAGACGGCCCGGCGCGGCCCGGACCTCCCACATCAGGGTGTCGTGGCTCACCACGGCGACGGCGCGTAGTCCTTGAGGAAGACCCCGAGCAGGTCCTCACCCGCCTCGCCGCGCACGATCGGGTCGTAGACCCGGGCCGCGCCGTCCACCAGGTCCAGCGGGGCGTGGAAGCCCTCGTCGGCGAGGCGCATCTTGTCCGGGTGCGGACGCTCGTCGGTGATCCAGCCGGTGTCCACGGCGGTCATCAGGATGCCGTCGTTGTCCAGCATCTCCTGCGCGCTGGTGCGGGTGAGCATGTTCAGCGCGGCCTTGGCCATGTTGGTGTGCGGGTGGCCGGGGCCCTTGTAGCCCCGGCTGAACTGGCCCTCCATGGCGGAGACGTTCACCACGTACTTGCGCCGCGCCGGGGAGGCCGCCATCGCCGGACGCAGCTTGCTGACCAGGATGAAGGGCGCGGTGACATTGCACAGCTGCACTTCCAGCAGCTCGATCGGGTCCACCTCGTCGACCTTCTGGCTCCAGCTGTTCACCGGGTCCAGATCCGGGACGAGGCCGCCCGCGTCGATGGCCGTCCCGGCCTCGATCAGCGCCGGGGCGGCGGAGCCGCTGGTCAGTGCGAGCGCGGTGAGGGCCTGGGCGCTGAGCGCGCTGTGCCTGCCCCGGGTCTGGCTGGGCAGCGCGGGCTGGCGGCTGAGGTCGAAGCGGCCGAGGACGACCGACTCGGGCAGCTCGCCGGCGGGCAGCGGCGCGTCCTCGGAGTTGATCAGCTCGGTGTACGCCTGGGCGCTGCGGCGCACGGTCTGCGCGGCGTTGTTGATCAGGATGTCCAGCGGGCCCTGCTCGGCCACCGACTCGGCGAGCGCGATGACCTGCGAGGGGTCGCGCAGGTCGATGCCCACGACACGCAGCCGGTGCAGCCACTCGGCGCTGTCCGGCATCGCGGTGAAGCGGCGGATCGCGTCGTTGGGGAAGCGGGTGGTGATGGTGGTGTGCGCGCCGTCGCGGAGCAGCCGCAGCGCGATGTACATGCCGATCTTGGCCCTGCCGCCGGTGAGCAGTGCCCGGCGGCCGCTGAGGTCGGTGCGGGCGTCGCGGCGGGCCCGGTTCTCGTGCGCGCAGGGCTGGCAGAGCTGGTGGTAGAAGGCGTCCACCTCGACGTACCGGGTCTTGCAGATGTAGCAGGAGCGCGGGCGCTCCAGGACGCCCGCGATCGGCCCGGCCGTCCCGCTGGTGAGCTGCAGGCCCTGGGTCTCGTCGTCGATGCGGTCGGCGGCGCCGGTCGCGGTGGACTCGGTCACGGCCCGGTCGTTGGCGGTCTTCGCGGCCCGCCGCTCCTGTCGGCGACGGTGCTTGACCTGCCGGTACACGCCTGCCGTGGCGCGGCGGACGGCGACGGCGTCCGGGTGGTCGATCGGCAGCTCGTCGATTTCGGCGAGGACCTCCAGGGCGAGGGCCAGGCGTGCCGGGTCGATGCCGGGCACGTCGTCCCCGGTGGGCTCCTCGGCGAGGAGGGTGGTGCCGCCGTCGAGTCCTGCGCTCATGCCGCTGCCGTTCGTGGGTCGCTGGTGGGTTCGGGTCACTGCTGGGGTCACTGCTGGAGGGGTGCGGTGGCCGGAGTGCCGCCGTGCCAACTGCGACACCTTACGCAGGTCGGGCCCCTGGGCCCAAACCGCGACGGTAACCGTGCCCGAACCGTGCCCGTCGGGGCGGCGGGGCACCCGGTCGGCCGCCACGACGCGCGGACCGGCGCGTCAGCGACCAGAGTGGTTGACATGGCGAATGACACGAGGATGAGCGGACTGAACTTCAACGTCAACCGGCGGATGCTCGTCGTGGGCGCCGCACTCACCGGGACCGGGGCGCTGCTGGCGCTCGTCGGCACGGTGATCGCGGGCACGACCCTGGTCACGGCCGGGCGCGGCTGGGTGCAGCAGATGGAGGTGGCACCGGCCGAGATGGCGGTCCGGGCGCTGCGGCAGGCGAAGCACGCCTCCCGCGCGGGCGCGGACGCCTGGCGCGCCCAGGCCCAGCAGGCCCAGCACAACTGAGCCTGCGGCCCCGGTCCGACTGAGCCTGCGGCCCCGGCACCAGCTGAGGCTGCTGCCGCGGCGCGACCGGGGCCGGGGCCGGGCGGCGGTACCGTCCCGGCCGGGCAGGCTCCCGGCCGGGACGGTGGTCACCCCTGCGCCGCCTCG
Proteins encoded in this window:
- a CDS encoding acyltransferase, with amino-acid sequence MSAWPELRDTRTVRAQSTTGTVVRCGLVDTMLADLAVSVVYFFERPLDEERLAEGLARALELLPTFAGRLRTRDDQLEIVCDNSGVPLEVYDVGDTLAEAMGRVTLPGSGLVDQVDASAARSGGLPLLTVRLSRLGDGAAALGCSWHHALGDVQTFMLLMRAWSAAVEQLPLPEAVLVQDQDAYLERVLPPQDCGRPGFRLPSPQEAAVLRREFESATRANRTVQVYFGDAEIRRMREELSAAAGQKLSVGDVLCAHAVSTIRRLDEDTEARHLTMPVNVRRPLDLPAATVGNLLSEIHLLCPPQAPPEQIAVAIRSAVEDFTRSHLNLRANLAFLEAIGRSRFRDCVPLGFDPERRRFTFSNWSRFGAYEAAFAGQRPVFFSPAGNLPLPWVSWMVEGFEGTGALFTVVLPTRLAARLRTPEGRAALHRFRAQEDPLPQGAESVRKVL
- a CDS encoding acyl-CoA dehydrogenase family protein, which produces MSENAVTTGFSLDLNEDQIAVRDWLHGFAADVIRPAAAEWDEREETPWPVIQEAAKLGIYSLDFFAQQQFDPTGLGIPITMEELFWGDAGIGLAIVGSALAAVGVVANGTPEQVGTWAPQMFGTPDDVKLAAFCSSEPDAGSDVAAMRTRAVYDEATDEWVLNGTKTWATNGGIAHIHVVVASVDPALGARGQASFIVPPGTPGLSQGQKFKKHGIRASHTAEVVLDGVRVPGHCLLGGKDKLDERLARARERAAAEARGERGEKVKNAAMATFEASRPAVGAQAVGVARAAYEVALDYAKTREQFGRPIIDNQGIAFTLADMRTRIDASRLLVWRASWMANNGKPFTAAEGSMSKLYAGETAKWVTAQAIQILGGNGFTREYPVERMHRDAAIYTIFEGTSEIQRLVIARTLSGLPIR
- a CDS encoding MBL fold metallo-hydrolase, encoding MPGSRPWHSRITGRRPAAFGAEPTGERLARIERSPNFVDGSFRNPVPTRRLVEGSLAGGLRATFAKKGSKPVGSIPVHPLTAGELAVPPVDGLRLTWMGHATVLAEIAGRRVLFDPVWGERCSPFSGFGPRRLHPAPIALDDLGPIDVVVVSHDHYDHLDMRAIRALIRSGADFAVPLGVGAHLEHWGVPAERLIELDWNESARVAGLTVTATPARHYCARGLRTGTHQLWASWVVAGPEHRLFHSGDTGYFPGFAEIGAQHGPFDATMMQVGAYSEFWPEVHMTPEEGVRAHGDLGGGAVLLPIHWATFDLAPHRWEEPIERTLAAARAAGFTVAAPVPGAPFEPASVTDPHPWWRAIAAAPTTTALDTPPRPDPHPEQVRV
- a CDS encoding SDR family oxidoreductase, whose product is MSAGLDGGTTLLAEEPTGDDVPGIDPARLALALEVLAEIDELPIDHPDAVAVRRATAGVYRQVKHRRRQERRAAKTANDRAVTESTATGAADRIDDETQGLQLTSGTAGPIAGVLERPRSCYICKTRYVEVDAFYHQLCQPCAHENRARRDARTDLSGRRALLTGGRAKIGMYIALRLLRDGAHTTITTRFPNDAIRRFTAMPDSAEWLHRLRVVGIDLRDPSQVIALAESVAEQGPLDILINNAAQTVRRSAQAYTELINSEDAPLPAGELPESVVLGRFDLSRQPALPSQTRGRHSALSAQALTALALTSGSAAPALIEAGTAIDAGGLVPDLDPVNSWSQKVDEVDPIELLEVQLCNVTAPFILVSKLRPAMAASPARRKYVVNVSAMEGQFSRGYKGPGHPHTNMAKAALNMLTRTSAQEMLDNDGILMTAVDTGWITDERPHPDKMRLADEGFHAPLDLVDGAARVYDPIVRGEAGEDLLGVFLKDYAPSPW